One genomic window of Tribolium castaneum strain GA2 chromosome 10, icTriCast1.1, whole genome shotgun sequence includes the following:
- the LOC135267210 gene encoding uncharacterized protein LOC135267210 isoform X1, with protein MAEKHIVKFHFIAKFFGDGNRFLVRGENAFTSGHVTKFRFDGTVQPMRISAEVLPSMKKLNYTVEISYDLEEGVKTAHCTCPRGNVACHHMAAALYYAHYNVSATDIECQWSAPSKTTPQTEVIKLADVYKPKLSNYTALSRSSTEDEIIQFRAEIGVTNVVGFTWLLRPEASEEARKIIADIEEILQSLEYVQAIDKQKFLLEKCRIDEARIKLVEACTRGQHVNENWHVARKHRLTASRFGMVLSACSRRRFPPSLFKNLAEGYSLDRVAAVQWGKTHEKTALREFEEATNLKVQETGFWLEESGFLGASPDGLVEEDGILEIKCPYKYRDTDSLSEALKDKKYFYWRDENEDINLNSNHNYYHQVQGQMHITGRSICYFVVWTPKCTEIFQIEKDPGWSENINILKEFYLDQYISFISQ; from the exons A tggcagaaaagcacattgttaagtttcactttattgcgaaattttttggggacggtaatcgctttttagttcggggagaaaatgcttttaccaGCGGTCACGTCACCAAATTTAGGTTTGATGGCACAGTACAACCGATGAGAATTTCTGCAGAAGTTCTACCGAGCAtgaaaaagctaaattatactgtggag ATTTCATATGACCTAGAAGAAGGGGTTAAGACGGCACATTGTACCTGCCCAAGGGGCAACGTGGCTTGCCATCATATGGCTGCAGCATTATATTATGCTCATTATAATGTAAGTGCTACTGACATTGAGTGTCAGTGGAGTGCCCcatcaaaaacaacaccacAAACAGAAGTCATTAAGTTAGCTGATGTTTACAAGCCGAAATTATCAAACTATACGGCACTGTCTAGGTCCTCTACTGAGGACGAAATTATTCAGTTCCGTGCCGAAATAGGCGTCACGAATGTGGTGGGCTTCACTTGGCTCCTAAGACCAGAAGCAAGTGAAGaagccagaaaaattattgcagataTCGAAGAAATTCTACAAAGCTTAGAATACGTGCAGGCCATAGACAAACAAAAGTTTCTTTTGGAGAAGTGCAGAATAGATGAGGCACGCATTAAACTGGTTGAGGCGTGCACTCGGGGCCAACATGTTAACGAAAATTGGCATGTAGCAAGGAAACATCGTTTAACGGCCAGCAGGTTTGGCATGGTACTATCTGCTTGCAGTAGACGAAGATTCCCAccctctttatttaaaaatttggcggaAGGCTATTCGCTTGACAGGGTTGCTGCTGTGCAGTGGGGTAAGACCCACGAGAAGACAGCGCTCAGAGAATTTGAAGAAGCGACGAATCTTAAAGTCCAAGAGACGGGATTTTG gttggAAGAATCAGGCTTTTTGGGAGCAAGTCCTGATGGATTAGTGGAAGAAGATGGGATTCTCGAAATTAAATGCCCATATAAATATAGGGACACTGACAGTTTGTCTGAAGCCCtgaaggataaaaaatatttttattggagggatgaaaatgaggacattaatcttaacagcaatcacaattattaccaCCAAGTACAGGGGCAAATGCACATCACTGGTCGAAGTATCTGCTACTTTGTCGTGTGGACACCAAAGTGCACAGagatatttcaaattgaaaaagatccGGGGTGGTCagaaaatatcaatattttaaaagaattttatcttgaccaatatatttcctttatttcacaataa
- the LOC135267210 gene encoding uncharacterized protein LOC135267210 isoform X2, whose translation MRISAEVLPSMKKLNYTVEISYDLEEGVKTAHCTCPRGNVACHHMAAALYYAHYNVSATDIECQWSAPSKTTPQTEVIKLADVYKPKLSNYTALSRSSTEDEIIQFRAEIGVTNVVGFTWLLRPEASEEARKIIADIEEILQSLEYVQAIDKQKFLLEKCRIDEARIKLVEACTRGQHVNENWHVARKHRLTASRFGMVLSACSRRRFPPSLFKNLAEGYSLDRVAAVQWGKTHEKTALREFEEATNLKVQETGFWLEESGFLGASPDGLVEEDGILEIKCPYKYRDTDSLSEALKDKKYFYWRDENEDINLNSNHNYYHQVQGQMHITGRSICYFVVWTPKCTEIFQIEKDPGWSENINILKEFYLDQYISFISQ comes from the exons ATGAGAATTTCTGCAGAAGTTCTACCGAGCAtgaaaaagctaaattatactgtggag ATTTCATATGACCTAGAAGAAGGGGTTAAGACGGCACATTGTACCTGCCCAAGGGGCAACGTGGCTTGCCATCATATGGCTGCAGCATTATATTATGCTCATTATAATGTAAGTGCTACTGACATTGAGTGTCAGTGGAGTGCCCcatcaaaaacaacaccacAAACAGAAGTCATTAAGTTAGCTGATGTTTACAAGCCGAAATTATCAAACTATACGGCACTGTCTAGGTCCTCTACTGAGGACGAAATTATTCAGTTCCGTGCCGAAATAGGCGTCACGAATGTGGTGGGCTTCACTTGGCTCCTAAGACCAGAAGCAAGTGAAGaagccagaaaaattattgcagataTCGAAGAAATTCTACAAAGCTTAGAATACGTGCAGGCCATAGACAAACAAAAGTTTCTTTTGGAGAAGTGCAGAATAGATGAGGCACGCATTAAACTGGTTGAGGCGTGCACTCGGGGCCAACATGTTAACGAAAATTGGCATGTAGCAAGGAAACATCGTTTAACGGCCAGCAGGTTTGGCATGGTACTATCTGCTTGCAGTAGACGAAGATTCCCAccctctttatttaaaaatttggcggaAGGCTATTCGCTTGACAGGGTTGCTGCTGTGCAGTGGGGTAAGACCCACGAGAAGACAGCGCTCAGAGAATTTGAAGAAGCGACGAATCTTAAAGTCCAAGAGACGGGATTTTG gttggAAGAATCAGGCTTTTTGGGAGCAAGTCCTGATGGATTAGTGGAAGAAGATGGGATTCTCGAAATTAAATGCCCATATAAATATAGGGACACTGACAGTTTGTCTGAAGCCCtgaaggataaaaaatatttttattggagggatgaaaatgaggacattaatcttaacagcaatcacaattattaccaCCAAGTACAGGGGCAAATGCACATCACTGGTCGAAGTATCTGCTACTTTGTCGTGTGGACACCAAAGTGCACAGagatatttcaaattgaaaaagatccGGGGTGGTCagaaaatatcaatattttaaaagaattttatcttgaccaatatatttcctttatttcacaataa
- the LOC135265221 gene encoding uncharacterized protein LOC135265221 has product MWPFKTEGKMVCHTNDIGFLLNDEFMGCNRRNPNKRVVFCPPPPSRGMNSRYTRVEGSGTYMVESSTGCEFCASFVSVFCYRVFSDRSPYLRVLEFLKFCFSKTLSHFCGTSLVGFYITTMGMCWAPDCKHYSTRDKCHFFSFPKSGKERALWKKLLRRDVEPGPGAYVCSCHFRDGRKENGPELFLHNIAKRAYFQVESPEKKKMKKQGLPSCSSSAESLSVDIPEETVPSTMNLEEVPSTSTAVVAAPADIIQDAPLESMGVQAPLVSHAALEAEMYFLKKENAELKAKIQYLTVRFCYENVQGNDKLIVLYTGLPNSQIFEALFHLIEKLDIKYYHKWTVQKLTRIDQLFLTLVKLRLNFPQLDLAQRFGVAQSTVSNIILTFVHVIYEILYKQFMTTMPSREKNKSCLPTCFSNFTNCRAVLDCTEIFTVVSRLIGVAPNGVITFVSDLYVGSTSDQKVVLNCGIIDMLKTGDMILADKGFLIQNILPPGVTLNIPPFLSNVQFTPEQVKCTENIARARIHVERAIRRLKCYHILNFLPESLCHYGDIVFKATAALTNLQFPLIKEVAELFQDCDD; this is encoded by the exons atgtggcCTTTTAAAACTGAGGGAAAAATGGTTTGCCACACTAATGACATTGGATTTCTTCTGAATGACGAATTCATGGGGTGCAACCGGCGCAACCCCAATAAACGGGTTGTTTTCTGTCCCCCTCCCCCATCACGAGGGATGAATAGCAGGTATACGAGGGTAGAGGGTTCAGGCACATACATGGTTGAAAGTAGTACGGGTTGTGAGTTCTGTGCTTCTTTCGTGAGTGTCTTTTGTTATCGTGTTTTTTCCGATCGTTCTCCATATCTTCGtgttcttgaatttttaaaattctgtttttccaAGACATTATCTCATTTTTGTGGTACATCATTAG TAGGTTTTTACATCACAACTATGGGAATGTGTTGGGCTCCAGATTGCAAACACTATAGTACTCGCgataaatgccatttttttagttttcctaaGTCGGGAAAAGAACGAGCactatggaaaaaattgttgag aaGAGATGTAGAACCCGGACCAGGAGCCTACGTTTGCAGCTGCCATTTTCGGGATGGAAGAAAGGAAAATGgtcctgaattatttttgcacaatatcgcaaaaagagcctattttcaagtggaatctccagaaaaaaaaaagatgaaaaaacaagGACTCCCTTCTTGTTCTAGTTCCGCTGAATcattaag TGTTGATATACCGGAAGAAACAGTACCATCGACAATGAATTTAGAGGAAGTGCCATCGACGTCTACAGCCGTAGTTGCAGCACCAGCAGATATAATTCAAGATGCTCCGTTAGAATCTATGGGTGTGCAAGCACCCTTGGTGTCACATGCGGCTCTTGAAGCAGAAatgtattttctcaaaaaggaaaatgctgaacttaaagcaaaaatacaatatctgACAGTACGATTTTGCTATGAAAATGTTCAAGGAAATGACAAACTCATTGTTTTATATACCGGTCTTCCCAATAGCCAGATTTTCGAAGCATTGTTTCACTTAATCGAAAAGTTGgacataaaatattaccacAAATGGACAGTCCAAAAGTTAACTAGAATTGACCAACTCTTTTTAACCCTAGTAAAATTACGACTCAATTTCCCTCAACTTGATTTGGCGCAACGCTTTGGGGTTGCCCAAAGCACAGtttctaatattattttaacatttgtccatgtaatatatgaaattttatataaacagtTTATGACGACAATGCCTTCgcgcgaaaaaaataaatcttgcttgccaacatgttttagcaattttactaattgtagAGCAGTTCTAGATTGTACCGAAATTTTCACTGTGGTATCAC GGCTAATTGGAGTTGCACCCAATGGTGTCATCACATTTGTAAGTGATTTATACGTGGGATCAACTTCTGatcaaaaagttgttttaaattgtggaaTAATCGACATGTTAAAAACTGGAGATATGATTTTAGCCGATAAGGGATTTTTGATCCAAAATATTCTGCCACCAGGGGTCACTTTGAATATTCCaccttttttatcaaatgtccAATTTACACCAGAGCAAGTTAAGTGTACCGAAAATATTGCACGTGCAAGAATACACGTCGAAAGGGCAATACGccgattaaaatgttatcatattttaaattttttgccagagTCTTTGTGCCACTATGgagatattgtttttaaagcgACTGCCGCTTTAACAAACCTccaatttccattaattaaagaggtagcagaattgtttcaggattgtgatgattaa